Within Mycobacterium heckeshornense, the genomic segment GATGTCCTCGAACGGTTTACCGAAACCCATGACCTCGAACATGACGGTGGCCCCGGCGTAGGTGGCGTAGTCGGCGATCTCCATGCAGCGCACCTGCTCGATGCGCTGGCAGGTCCCGGCCAGCGCGAACGGAATCAGGTCGTTGGCGAACCCGGGATCGACTCCGGTGATAAAGAGGCTCGAATTACCCTGCTGCGCAGCAGCTTCCACGCGTTTGATGTACTTGTCGGGCATCAGCTGCCAGGGATATTGCAGCACCCCGGGTGCCGAGCCGACGACGTTGACGCCGGCGGCCAGGATGCGCCGGCAATCCTCGATCGCCTCGGCGGTTCGGTTGTCCCCCATCGCGCAATAGACCGCGCAGTCGGGCCGGGTCGCCAGCAGCGCCTCCAGGTCGTTGGTGGCGATGACCCGGGTCGGGGTGTCGAGTCCGGCAAGCTCAGCCGCGTCTTTGCCGACTTTGCTTTGCGCGGACACCCAAACCCCGGTGAGGTCGAACCGCGGGTCGGTGAGCAGTTGGGTCAGTGCCAAGCGACCGACATTGCCGGTGCCGAGGTGAGCGACGCGGATGGGCATAGCTAGGCAGCGTAGACGCTCGAGGACGGGGCCCCGGGTCACGCAGCGGCGGTCACGTGCGCGGCTGAGTCACCGATCCTGGCCGCGCTGCCGCCAATCATGGTGCGCAACAGCGCCTTCTGCTCGCGATAGCCGCGGGCCGCAGCGCGGTCCAGTCCCCCGGGCCGGGCAAGCGCGGCGATGCTGCGCGCGGTGTTGACCGGGATCCGGAGCACGGGATACCACGGCGGTATGTAGGCCGGCAGACCCAGTGTGCGCATGGCGCGCGGGCCCAGAAAGCCGCTCGTCACCGACAGGTGCTGGGCGCGTGCGATGCGGCGGCGTAGCCCCGGCATCCTGCGGTAGTGCCAGCGCAGAGGGTCGTCTGCCATCGGGACCGCCAGCTGTTTGGTCGACTCGTCCGGGTTCGACAGTGCGGCGGCTGTGTGGTAAAGCACCCGGATGCCGTCGCGGAAGTTGCGTGGCAACCATTCGTCGTGCACGCCGATCAGCCAACCGACGTAGCGGGTCAGGTGCGCGATGGCGTCGAGTTCGGCCCGGCTGGGCAGGATTCCCATTCCGATCGCCCCTGCCGGCGGTGCGATCAGCGCGCCGACCAGTGTGGCGGCCATGTCGGTCTGATTGATCGGCACCCCCCAGTCGTCGGCGCGCCAGTCCGGCATTGCGGCGACGTGCCGACGCACCAGCGCGTGGATCAGCCGAACCCGGATCGTGGACCGGTAGCCGAC encodes:
- a CDS encoding diacylglycerol kinase, which translates into the protein MPIRVAHLGTGNVGRLALTQLLTDPRFDLTGVWVSAQSKVGKDAAELAGLDTPTRVIATNDLEALLATRPDCAVYCAMGDNRTAEAIEDCRRILAAGVNVVGSAPGVLQYPWQLMPDKYIKRVEAAAQQGNSSLFITGVDPGFANDLIPFALAGTCQRIEQVRCMEIADYATYAGATVMFEVMGFGKPFEDIPILLQPGVLSIAWGTSIRQLAAGLGVELDDITETYEREPAPDAFDIAAGHVPKGSVAAMRFQICGVVNGHPAIVIEHVTRLREDLRPDWPQPAQPGGSYRIQITGEPSYTVDICPTSRKGDHNHAAIVAAAGRIVNAIPAVVAAPPGIRTTLDLPLITGQAGTGSSGLR
- a CDS encoding oxygenase MpaB family protein, which produces MSLAIPARHPDQPRAVPAGIRLAAMVLGVDKPTPQQWRRLGERLTVGDEPMDRLVEWMSSAGMPHTRPLFDRALAEGIASVPEAPEPLRAFFAGVEATPDWVDRDKLRRGQRALRRGGADGMYIARDVALLGGYQFSGFNKTLVRTGALEKGSNQRFAETMQWAMDVIAEDGLAPGAVGYRSTIRVRLIHALVRRHVAAMPDWRADDWGVPINQTDMAATLVGALIAPPAGAIGMGILPSRAELDAIAHLTRYVGWLIGVHDEWLPRNFRDGIRVLYHTAAALSNPDESTKQLAVPMADDPLRWHYRRMPGLRRRIARAQHLSVTSGFLGPRAMRTLGLPAYIPPWYPVLRIPVNTARSIAALARPGGLDRAAARGYREQKALLRTMIGGSAARIGDSAAHVTAAA